In Salmo salar chromosome ssa24, Ssal_v3.1, whole genome shotgun sequence, the following proteins share a genomic window:
- the LOC106585441 gene encoding LIM/homeobox protein Lhx2 isoform X2 has translation MEILGFRFEENTYNIIPSPATMLFHGLPGGEMHVVVEEMDRRRKSESAAISSAIDMGESETNMSCMNSDRVSLCAGCGGKIADRYYLLAVDKQWHMRCLKCCECKLNLESELTCFSKDGSIYCKEDYYRFSVQRCARCHLGISASEMVMRARDLVYHLNCFTCTSCNKMLTTGDHFGMKDSLVYCRLHFENLIQGEYQTHFNHADVASHKGLGPANALGLSYFNGVGSVHKGRPRKRKSPGPGADLAAYNAALSCNENDGDSMDRDSYSSSQKTKRMRTSFKHHQLRTMKSYFAINHNPDAKDLKQLAQKTGLTKRVLQVWFQNARAKFRRNLLRQENTGVDKTSDGSTLQGGTPSGPASDISNASMSPSSTPTTLTDLTNPTMPTVTSVLTSVSGSMEVHECRSPLQTTLTSLF, from the exons ATGGAAATCTTGGGTTTCAGATTTGAGGAAAACACGTATAACATCATCCCCTCTCCGGCAACTATGCTTTTCCACGGCCTCCCCGGAGGCGAAATGCACGTTGTTGTGGAAGAAATGGACCGGAGAAGAAAGAGCGAATCTGCAGCTATCAGTTCGGCCATAGATATGGGAGAATCTGAAACG AACATGTCGTGCATGAACAGCGACAGGGTGTCTTTGTGCGCGGGCTGCGGCGGGAAGATCGCTGACCGCTACTACCTGCTGGCAGTGGACAAACAGTGGCACATGCGCTGTCTCAAGTGCTGCGAGTGTAAACTCAACCTCGAGTCCGAGCTCACctgcttcagtaaagatggaagTATCTACTGCAAGGAAGATTATTACAG GTTTTCGGTCCAGAGATGTGCCCGGTGCCACCTCGGGATCTCGGCCTCAGAGATGGTGATGCGGGCCAGGGACTTGGTGTACCACTTGAACTGTTTCACCTGCACATCCTGCAACAAGATGCTAACGACTGGGGACCACTTTGGCATGAAAGACAGTCTGGTGTACTGTCGGCTGCACTTTGAAAATCTCATACAGGGGGAATATCAGACACATTTCAATCATGCGGATGTAGCCTCTCACAAAGGACTGGGACCTGCCAACGCATTGGGACTATCCTATTTCAACGGTGTGGGGAGTGTGCATAAAGGGCGGCCCAGGAAAAGGAAAAGTCCCGGGCCAGGAGCAGATTTAGCAGCCTACAATGCCG CACTCAGCTGTAATGAGAACGATGGAGACTCTATGGACAGGGACTCTTACAGCTCCAGTCAGAAGACCAAGCGCATGCGGACCTCCTTCAAACATCACCAGCTGAGGACCATGAAGTCCTACTTTGCCATAAACCACAACCCAGACGCCAAGGACCTGAAGCAGCTAGCCCAGAAGACTGGCCTCACCAAGCGTGTACTCCAG GTCTGGTTCCAGAACGCTCGGGCCAAGTTCCGGCGGAACCTGCTGAGACAGGAAAACACGGGTGTGGACAAGACCTCAGACGGCTCCACCCTGCAGGGGGGCACGCCCTCCGGACCCGCCTCCGATATCTCCAACGCCTCCATGAGTCCTTCCAGCACCCCCACCACCCTGACAGACCTGACCAACCCCACCATGCCCACCGTCACCTCCGTGTTAACCTCTGTCTCGGGCAGCATGGAAGTCCACGAGTGCAGGAGCCCGTTGCAGACCACCCTGACCAGTCTGTTCTGA
- the LOC106585441 gene encoding LIM/homeobox protein Lhx2 isoform X1, producing MEILGFRFEENTYNIIPSPATMLFHGLPGGEMHVVVEEMDRRRKSESAAISSAIDMGESETNMSCMNSDRVSLCAGCGGKIADRYYLLAVDKQWHMRCLKCCECKLNLESELTCFSKDGSIYCKEDYYRRFSVQRCARCHLGISASEMVMRARDLVYHLNCFTCTSCNKMLTTGDHFGMKDSLVYCRLHFENLIQGEYQTHFNHADVASHKGLGPANALGLSYFNGVGSVHKGRPRKRKSPGPGADLAAYNAALSCNENDGDSMDRDSYSSSQKTKRMRTSFKHHQLRTMKSYFAINHNPDAKDLKQLAQKTGLTKRVLQVWFQNARAKFRRNLLRQENTGVDKTSDGSTLQGGTPSGPASDISNASMSPSSTPTTLTDLTNPTMPTVTSVLTSVSGSMEVHECRSPLQTTLTSLF from the exons ATGGAAATCTTGGGTTTCAGATTTGAGGAAAACACGTATAACATCATCCCCTCTCCGGCAACTATGCTTTTCCACGGCCTCCCCGGAGGCGAAATGCACGTTGTTGTGGAAGAAATGGACCGGAGAAGAAAGAGCGAATCTGCAGCTATCAGTTCGGCCATAGATATGGGAGAATCTGAAACG AACATGTCGTGCATGAACAGCGACAGGGTGTCTTTGTGCGCGGGCTGCGGCGGGAAGATCGCTGACCGCTACTACCTGCTGGCAGTGGACAAACAGTGGCACATGCGCTGTCTCAAGTGCTGCGAGTGTAAACTCAACCTCGAGTCCGAGCTCACctgcttcagtaaagatggaagTATCTACTGCAAGGAAGATTATTACAG AAGGTTTTCGGTCCAGAGATGTGCCCGGTGCCACCTCGGGATCTCGGCCTCAGAGATGGTGATGCGGGCCAGGGACTTGGTGTACCACTTGAACTGTTTCACCTGCACATCCTGCAACAAGATGCTAACGACTGGGGACCACTTTGGCATGAAAGACAGTCTGGTGTACTGTCGGCTGCACTTTGAAAATCTCATACAGGGGGAATATCAGACACATTTCAATCATGCGGATGTAGCCTCTCACAAAGGACTGGGACCTGCCAACGCATTGGGACTATCCTATTTCAACGGTGTGGGGAGTGTGCATAAAGGGCGGCCCAGGAAAAGGAAAAGTCCCGGGCCAGGAGCAGATTTAGCAGCCTACAATGCCG CACTCAGCTGTAATGAGAACGATGGAGACTCTATGGACAGGGACTCTTACAGCTCCAGTCAGAAGACCAAGCGCATGCGGACCTCCTTCAAACATCACCAGCTGAGGACCATGAAGTCCTACTTTGCCATAAACCACAACCCAGACGCCAAGGACCTGAAGCAGCTAGCCCAGAAGACTGGCCTCACCAAGCGTGTACTCCAG GTCTGGTTCCAGAACGCTCGGGCCAAGTTCCGGCGGAACCTGCTGAGACAGGAAAACACGGGTGTGGACAAGACCTCAGACGGCTCCACCCTGCAGGGGGGCACGCCCTCCGGACCCGCCTCCGATATCTCCAACGCCTCCATGAGTCCTTCCAGCACCCCCACCACCCTGACAGACCTGACCAACCCCACCATGCCCACCGTCACCTCCGTGTTAACCTCTGTCTCGGGCAGCATGGAAGTCCACGAGTGCAGGAGCCCGTTGCAGACCACCCTGACCAGTCTGTTCTGA
- the LOC106585441 gene encoding LIM/homeobox protein Lhx2 isoform X3: protein MLFHGLPGGEMHVVVEEMDRRRKSESAAISSAIDMGESETNMSCMNSDRVSLCAGCGGKIADRYYLLAVDKQWHMRCLKCCECKLNLESELTCFSKDGSIYCKEDYYRRFSVQRCARCHLGISASEMVMRARDLVYHLNCFTCTSCNKMLTTGDHFGMKDSLVYCRLHFENLIQGEYQTHFNHADVASHKGLGPANALGLSYFNGVGSVHKGRPRKRKSPGPGADLAAYNAALSCNENDGDSMDRDSYSSSQKTKRMRTSFKHHQLRTMKSYFAINHNPDAKDLKQLAQKTGLTKRVLQVWFQNARAKFRRNLLRQENTGVDKTSDGSTLQGGTPSGPASDISNASMSPSSTPTTLTDLTNPTMPTVTSVLTSVSGSMEVHECRSPLQTTLTSLF from the exons ATGCTTTTCCACGGCCTCCCCGGAGGCGAAATGCACGTTGTTGTGGAAGAAATGGACCGGAGAAGAAAGAGCGAATCTGCAGCTATCAGTTCGGCCATAGATATGGGAGAATCTGAAACG AACATGTCGTGCATGAACAGCGACAGGGTGTCTTTGTGCGCGGGCTGCGGCGGGAAGATCGCTGACCGCTACTACCTGCTGGCAGTGGACAAACAGTGGCACATGCGCTGTCTCAAGTGCTGCGAGTGTAAACTCAACCTCGAGTCCGAGCTCACctgcttcagtaaagatggaagTATCTACTGCAAGGAAGATTATTACAG AAGGTTTTCGGTCCAGAGATGTGCCCGGTGCCACCTCGGGATCTCGGCCTCAGAGATGGTGATGCGGGCCAGGGACTTGGTGTACCACTTGAACTGTTTCACCTGCACATCCTGCAACAAGATGCTAACGACTGGGGACCACTTTGGCATGAAAGACAGTCTGGTGTACTGTCGGCTGCACTTTGAAAATCTCATACAGGGGGAATATCAGACACATTTCAATCATGCGGATGTAGCCTCTCACAAAGGACTGGGACCTGCCAACGCATTGGGACTATCCTATTTCAACGGTGTGGGGAGTGTGCATAAAGGGCGGCCCAGGAAAAGGAAAAGTCCCGGGCCAGGAGCAGATTTAGCAGCCTACAATGCCG CACTCAGCTGTAATGAGAACGATGGAGACTCTATGGACAGGGACTCTTACAGCTCCAGTCAGAAGACCAAGCGCATGCGGACCTCCTTCAAACATCACCAGCTGAGGACCATGAAGTCCTACTTTGCCATAAACCACAACCCAGACGCCAAGGACCTGAAGCAGCTAGCCCAGAAGACTGGCCTCACCAAGCGTGTACTCCAG GTCTGGTTCCAGAACGCTCGGGCCAAGTTCCGGCGGAACCTGCTGAGACAGGAAAACACGGGTGTGGACAAGACCTCAGACGGCTCCACCCTGCAGGGGGGCACGCCCTCCGGACCCGCCTCCGATATCTCCAACGCCTCCATGAGTCCTTCCAGCACCCCCACCACCCTGACAGACCTGACCAACCCCACCATGCCCACCGTCACCTCCGTGTTAACCTCTGTCTCGGGCAGCATGGAAGTCCACGAGTGCAGGAGCCCGTTGCAGACCACCCTGACCAGTCTGTTCTGA